GTTGCGCCAGTATTTCATGTTGGCAAAAATCAGAAACACACATCCCGCCACCAAAGCCGCAATAATCGCCCACAAGCCGACCACCGAATTCAGGGAAACGCCGCCGAATTTTTTATCGGCCAAATAAGCCGTATCCATCGCAGGGAAAATAAACTTGGTTAACGCGTAGTTCAACGCAATTACCACAATAATCGGTACCAGCGCTTTGGCCAAACCCGGCAAATGCTTGAAATCCTGCTCTTTCACATGGCTGTCGTGGTGATTGCCATAGCCCTCGCCCGCTTCCGCCGCATGCTTGAGGCGGCGGTTGAGCCACATCATGCCGAAAATAAACATAATCACTCCGGCAATCACACCCAAACCCGGAGATGCAAACGCATCGGTTTGGAAATAAGGAATCGGAATGGCATTCTGAATAGAAGGCGTACCCGGCAGGGCGGTCATCGTGAATGTGAGCGCACCTACGGCAATCGCCCCGGGAATCAAACGTTTGGGAATATCAATCTCACGGAACAAAGCCGCCGCAATCGGGTACACGGCAAAAGTCACCACAAACACCGACACACCGCCGTAAGTCAAAATGGCCGAAGCCAACACAATCGACAGCAAAGCTTTCTGTTTGCCCAATTTATCCACCAACGTATGTGCGATACTGTGCGCCGCACCGGAATCCTCCATCAGTTTGCCGAAAATCGCGCCCAATAGAAAAATCGGGAAAAACTTAATCGCAAATCCCCCCATCCCCTGCATAAAAACCTGCGTGTACGTACCCAAAAGCTCATTCGAAGGCGCACTAAACAACACCGCCAACATTGCCAACAAAGGCGCCAAAATCAACACGCTCACACCCCTGTAGGCCAACACCATCAAAAGCACGAGTGAAAGCACAATGCCTGTCAAACTCAACATAATCGGTTTCTCCTTCCATTTCCCATTTATCGGGCCGGCTGCACCAAAAGCTTATTACCCATCGGCTGCCGGCTTATTCTTATTGCTGCGGATTTTCTGCATCAATTTTTTGATATAAATTTTACTAATTTGAAACAATTTGTATCGTTTTAAACCGATTATAGAAACAGCAAAGCTTAGGATAAAATCATAATTTCTAATGTTTACAATCAGAATAAGTTATATATAATTGATTTTGAGCGTTTTAGATTCATAAATCAGCTTATTTCACAACAGCTTATCTTTAATGATTTC
This portion of the Neisseria canis genome encodes:
- a CDS encoding GntP family permease yields the protein MLSLTGIVLSLVLLMVLAYRGVSVLILAPLLAMLAVLFSAPSNELLGTYTQVFMQGMGGFAIKFFPIFLLGAIFGKLMEDSGAAHSIAHTLVDKLGKQKALLSIVLASAILTYGGVSVFVVTFAVYPIAAALFREIDIPKRLIPGAIAVGALTFTMTALPGTPSIQNAIPIPYFQTDAFASPGLGVIAGVIMFIFGMMWLNRRLKHAAEAGEGYGNHHDSHVKEQDFKHLPGLAKALVPIIVVIALNYALTKFIFPAMDTAYLADKKFGGVSLNSVVGLWAIIAALVAGCVFLIFANMKYWRNLKKSLNDGAMGSLLPIFNTASEVGYGSVIATLVGFIILRDFMIGLSPDNPLISEAVVVNVMAGITGSASGGMSIALSAMGETYVQMANQTGTSLELMHRVASIASGGLDALPHNGAVITMLAICGLTHRESYLDILVVAVIVPLIALAAVVGLGTLFGSF